Proteins from a single region of Dyadobacter fanqingshengii:
- a CDS encoding ATP-binding protein — protein MRVLIVCALLMMSMIMPASGQVEMIRKLQHSLPQIKDSVRYVDAVNKISLLFYEQNADSTFYYSLRAREIATRLEYAKGIADATNNLGIVFDIKGNVQLALRYYNDAYNRYVAIGDSSNIVQTLMNIAMVYTVTGKTQKSIANFKQALELGNRIAHDSITAIAIYNYMLIYPGEFKGRIRDKSIERATNIAAKYNDRRMQLAIEQLRAADYLANNERDKGIELLKQILAKSLKMELYFFSMDLLINLGDQHLASLPDTSITYYKRALEISEQKGYRLYARDIARKLYDFYTVRNDKAQAYSYAQKLIGLFEEQIKIDKVSGIDYIEYAVKDQELRSEQVKVAYNKRFLWLAVAICVLTILSIGFLLRTWLMTKRTNEMLRIQFRQLETTMEALESTNENYARVIKIVAHDLRNPIGAINAMSGMLIDDDTNPQESREFIQMINESSKNCMTMIGDLLVTDFGLKESELNKEEIDLPVFLQQVIKLLIFRAKEKNQELVLSNSVNATILVDGDKLSRVLSNLVINAVKFSPEGGSIEVSTSETAGGILIAVKDNGLGIPKEFENKIFDPFTSSKRAGTAGEQPFGLGLYISKQIIEAHHGRIWFESEAGITTTFYILLPSSVIVSSGIEA, from the coding sequence ATGAGAGTCCTAATCGTTTGCGCGCTGTTGATGATGTCGATGATAATGCCTGCATCCGGTCAGGTTGAAATGATCCGAAAACTGCAACATTCACTTCCACAGATCAAGGACAGCGTTCGCTATGTGGATGCTGTCAATAAAATATCATTGCTTTTCTACGAACAAAATGCCGATAGCACTTTCTACTATTCGCTGCGTGCGCGCGAAATTGCCACACGACTGGAATATGCGAAAGGGATTGCGGATGCGACTAATAATTTGGGGATTGTATTTGATATAAAAGGCAATGTGCAACTCGCGCTTCGCTATTATAATGATGCTTACAACCGTTATGTCGCCATCGGCGATTCCTCCAACATTGTTCAGACCCTCATGAACATTGCCATGGTTTACACCGTTACGGGCAAAACCCAGAAATCCATTGCCAACTTTAAACAGGCGCTGGAACTCGGAAACCGCATTGCTCATGATTCCATTACGGCTATCGCGATCTACAATTATATGTTGATTTATCCCGGTGAATTCAAGGGCAGGATAAGGGACAAAAGTATTGAGCGGGCAACAAATATCGCCGCAAAGTACAATGACCGGCGCATGCAACTTGCCATTGAACAATTGCGTGCTGCGGATTACCTGGCTAATAATGAGCGGGATAAAGGCATCGAATTGCTGAAACAAATATTGGCAAAGAGCCTGAAAATGGAACTGTACTTTTTTAGTATGGACTTGCTGATCAACCTGGGCGACCAGCATCTTGCCAGCCTTCCGGACACTTCGATCACTTACTATAAACGCGCATTAGAGATCTCGGAACAAAAGGGTTATCGATTATATGCCAGGGATATAGCCAGAAAACTGTACGATTTTTACACCGTGCGAAATGATAAAGCACAGGCTTACAGCTATGCACAAAAACTGATCGGGCTTTTTGAAGAACAAATTAAAATTGACAAAGTTTCGGGCATAGATTACATCGAATATGCGGTGAAGGACCAGGAATTAAGGTCGGAGCAGGTAAAAGTGGCTTATAACAAGCGCTTCTTATGGCTTGCAGTCGCAATTTGTGTCCTTACGATCCTGAGTATTGGATTTTTGCTCCGTACATGGCTCATGACTAAGCGGACCAATGAAATGCTACGCATCCAATTCCGACAGCTCGAAACGACCATGGAAGCGCTGGAATCGACCAATGAAAACTATGCGCGCGTGATCAAGATCGTGGCGCATGACCTCAGAAACCCTATTGGCGCCATCAATGCGATGAGCGGTATGCTTATTGATGATGATACGAATCCGCAGGAAAGCCGGGAATTTATTCAAATGATCAATGAGTCGAGCAAAAACTGCATGACCATGATCGGTGATTTGCTGGTGACGGATTTTGGCTTAAAAGAGTCGGAGCTTAATAAAGAGGAAATTGATCTCCCGGTTTTTCTTCAACAAGTTATCAAGCTCCTGATTTTCAGGGCAAAAGAAAAAAATCAGGAATTGGTTTTGTCTAATTCGGTTAACGCGACCATTCTGGTGGATGGGGATAAACTCTCACGCGTGCTCAGTAACCTTGTCATCAATGCAGTGAAATTCAGCCCCGAGGGTGGTTCGATTGAAGTGAGCACTTCGGAAACAGCCGGTGGAATCCTGATCGCCGTTAAGGATAACGGTCTGGGGATCCCCAAAGAATTTGAGAACAAAATCTTTGATCCGTTTACTTCTTCAAAACGTGCCGGAACGGCTGGTGAGCAGCCATTTGGTCTAGGGCTGTACATTAGCAAGCAGATCATTGAAGCGCATCATGGCCGCATCTGGTTCGAAAGCGAGGCCGGAATTACCACCACATTCTACATCCTGCTCCCCAGCAGCGTCATTGTAAGCTCTGGCATAGAAGCCTAG
- a CDS encoding phosphocholine-specific phospholipase C has translation MDSRREFLKKAAMLSGGAGMAGLFPESVLKAMAINPEPNSTYLDAEHVVILMQENRSFDHCYGKLQGVRGFNDPRAIDLPNKNKVWLQTDTKGDTYAPFRLDIKGTKATWMHDLPHSRESQVDAYNGGKYDKWLSSKKSTRKEYSDMPLTLGHYDREDIPFYYALADAFTVCDQNFCSSMTPTHPNRYYLWSGTIREKPSIDSLAVVRNSYFSYNKPVKWKTFPERLEEAGVPWAFYQNEISAVMQFNPKQGSWLGNFGCNPLERHAQYNVKFSKEYVRFIKLESEKIRKQLAESDPTLTASTSEEKDKLAKSNEGKRAMLEKYETEIAHYTEENFKKLSVIEQGIHKRAFVTNRNDPDYMKLSSITYNDGTEKRTVDVPKSDIFYQFRKDVNEGKLPTVSYLTAPQNFSDHPSAPWYGAWFVSEALDILTKNPQVWKKTIFILCYDENDGYYDHIPPFSIPNPLKPNTGKVSEGIDLEAEYVTLEQDMTQVPKANAREGAIGLGFRVPLVVASPWSRGGKVNSQVFDHTSILQFLEEFASHKAKKEVKETNISEWRRTVCGNISTVFQPYDPSTYKKPTPVDRDEIVTTIHKAQFKAAPANFKALNNDEISAINKDPYASASLPKQEPGTRKSCAIPYELHADGKLGANKQTFEITFEAGNKVFGKQSAGSPFIVYAINAYQNEPMKVWNYAVRAGDKITDSWNLEDFEGGRYHLRVYGPNGFFREFAGSAQDAHVQIGCHYVLDKKGKPTGDVLVEVQNHESAAQTVNIIDVSYGQKPVEMKVPASGSQRATISLGKSNSWYDFHVKTGNENVVKRFAGHVETGKESTTDPLMARA, from the coding sequence ATGGATTCAAGAAGGGAATTTCTGAAAAAAGCAGCAATGCTATCAGGCGGGGCTGGCATGGCCGGACTTTTTCCTGAGTCAGTTTTAAAAGCGATGGCGATTAATCCGGAGCCGAATTCCACTTATCTGGATGCGGAGCATGTTGTGATTTTAATGCAGGAAAACCGCTCTTTTGATCATTGTTATGGCAAACTGCAAGGCGTGAGAGGTTTCAACGATCCGCGTGCGATTGATTTACCCAATAAAAATAAAGTCTGGCTGCAAACCGATACAAAAGGAGACACCTACGCTCCTTTCCGGCTGGACATCAAAGGCACCAAGGCAACGTGGATGCACGATCTGCCGCATTCGCGCGAGTCACAGGTGGATGCTTATAATGGTGGAAAATATGATAAATGGCTATCTTCCAAGAAGTCAACCCGAAAGGAATATTCCGACATGCCGCTGACTTTGGGCCACTATGACAGGGAAGACATTCCGTTTTATTACGCATTAGCCGATGCGTTTACGGTTTGTGATCAGAATTTTTGTTCTTCCATGACGCCCACACACCCGAATCGCTACTATTTGTGGTCGGGCACCATCAGAGAAAAACCAAGCATTGACTCGCTGGCGGTGGTTCGCAACAGTTATTTCTCTTATAACAAACCTGTTAAGTGGAAAACCTTCCCTGAAAGACTGGAAGAAGCTGGCGTTCCCTGGGCTTTTTATCAAAATGAGATCAGCGCTGTCATGCAGTTTAATCCAAAACAGGGCTCCTGGCTGGGTAACTTCGGCTGCAATCCCCTCGAACGTCACGCGCAGTATAATGTGAAGTTTTCGAAGGAATATGTCCGTTTTATCAAGCTTGAAAGTGAGAAAATAAGAAAACAGCTCGCCGAATCAGATCCAACATTAACAGCGTCGACATCTGAGGAAAAGGACAAACTTGCCAAATCCAACGAGGGTAAGCGGGCCATGTTGGAAAAATATGAAACAGAAATAGCACATTACACCGAAGAGAATTTCAAAAAACTCTCCGTTATTGAGCAGGGAATTCATAAACGCGCATTTGTCACGAATCGGAATGATCCGGATTATATGAAGCTGAGTTCGATCACTTACAATGACGGGACAGAAAAAAGAACGGTTGACGTTCCTAAGAGCGACATATTTTACCAATTCAGGAAAGATGTAAATGAAGGCAAGCTGCCGACGGTTTCCTATTTAACTGCTCCGCAAAACTTCTCAGATCACCCCTCGGCGCCCTGGTATGGAGCGTGGTTTGTGTCGGAAGCATTGGATATCCTTACCAAGAACCCGCAAGTCTGGAAGAAAACGATCTTCATACTTTGCTATGACGAAAATGATGGTTACTATGACCACATTCCGCCATTTTCCATTCCAAATCCGCTTAAACCCAACACGGGAAAAGTGTCAGAAGGCATTGATCTGGAAGCTGAATATGTGACTTTGGAGCAGGATATGACACAAGTTCCAAAGGCGAACGCGCGTGAAGGAGCCATAGGTTTGGGCTTTCGGGTGCCTTTGGTTGTCGCATCCCCTTGGTCGAGAGGCGGAAAGGTAAATTCACAGGTTTTTGACCACACATCCATTCTGCAATTTTTGGAAGAATTTGCGAGTCATAAAGCCAAAAAAGAGGTAAAGGAAACGAACATTTCCGAATGGCGCAGAACAGTTTGCGGCAACATCAGCACGGTTTTCCAGCCCTATGACCCCTCAACATACAAAAAACCTACCCCTGTCGACCGGGATGAAATTGTGACGACAATTCATAAAGCGCAGTTTAAAGCGGCCCCGGCCAATTTCAAGGCGCTTAATAATGATGAGATCAGCGCCATTAACAAAGACCCATACGCTTCCGCGAGTTTACCCAAGCAGGAACCCGGCACACGGAAATCGTGCGCAATTCCGTATGAGCTGCATGCTGACGGCAAATTAGGAGCGAATAAGCAAACATTTGAGATCACATTTGAAGCTGGCAACAAGGTGTTTGGCAAACAATCAGCAGGATCGCCATTCATCGTTTACGCCATTAATGCTTATCAAAATGAGCCTATGAAAGTCTGGAATTACGCTGTTCGTGCGGGCGACAAAATTACGGACAGCTGGAATTTAGAGGATTTTGAGGGGGGCCGCTATCATTTACGCGTTTACGGGCCTAACGGGTTTTTCAGGGAGTTTGCGGGCAGTGCGCAGGATGCTCATGTCCAGATCGGCTGCCATTATGTTTTGGATAAAAAAGGAAAACCAACGGGCGATGTGCTTGTTGAAGTTCAAAATCATGAAAGCGCGGCACAAACCGTAAACATTATAGATGTCAGCTACGGCCAGAAACCTGTTGAGATGAAGGTGCCGGCTTCGGGATCACAACGTGCAACCATTTCGCTTGGCAAAAGCAACAGCTGGTACGATTTCCATGTAAAAACTGGCAATGAAAATGTCGTAAAAAGATTCGCAGGCCACGTTGAAACCGGAAAAGAAAGCACAACGGATCCGCTGATGGCAAGAGCCTGA
- a CDS encoding LytR/AlgR family response regulator transcription factor, giving the protein MIKALIIDDEPKARTVLKYYIESFVEEITEIRQAESVDQALEILRNYNPGIVFLDVEMPKRNGFDFLRSLVNPSFEVIFTTAYNQYAVQAIRFSALDYLLKPVDPDELRFAMDRYLKIQKVDAKSNLILYDNLVHNIGKSEINDFRLAIPSKDGVLFLTLEQIIRMQGDGNYTFIHTTNKKPIVTSKTLKYFDEMLEEFGFIRTHKSHLVNPKHISQMSHDHGYIVVSDGTEVEISRRKKLEVIKLLNVR; this is encoded by the coding sequence ATGATAAAAGCGCTGATTATTGACGACGAGCCCAAAGCACGGACCGTGCTTAAATATTATATTGAAAGTTTTGTTGAGGAAATTACGGAAATCAGGCAGGCTGAGTCGGTAGACCAGGCGCTCGAAATTTTACGCAATTACAACCCGGGAATCGTTTTTCTGGATGTGGAAATGCCCAAGCGAAACGGCTTCGACTTTTTGCGCTCGCTGGTAAATCCATCGTTTGAGGTCATTTTCACGACTGCTTACAATCAATACGCAGTTCAGGCGATCCGTTTCAGCGCGCTGGATTATCTGCTGAAACCCGTTGATCCCGATGAGCTGAGGTTTGCAATGGACCGATATCTGAAAATTCAGAAAGTGGATGCCAAAAGCAATTTGATCCTGTATGATAATCTTGTTCACAACATTGGAAAAAGCGAAATCAATGATTTCCGTCTCGCGATCCCGTCCAAGGATGGCGTGCTGTTTCTTACTTTGGAACAGATCATACGTATGCAGGGAGACGGTAATTACACATTTATCCACACCACAAACAAAAAACCGATCGTCACGAGCAAAACATTGAAATACTTTGATGAAATGCTGGAAGAGTTTGGTTTTATCCGCACGCATAAATCACATTTGGTGAATCCCAAACACATTTCCCAGATGAGCCACGATCACGGTTACATTGTGGTAAGCGACGGCACAGAAGTGGAAATATCCCGCAGGAAGAAATTGGAAGTCATAAAATTGCTGAATGTCAGATAG
- a CDS encoding histidine kinase, with protein sequence MRQRFAFLFAFWLIPAMLFGQTIFQNIKWQDGLSAKQVRCLYKDDTGFLWIGTNNGLNRYDGAVVKQYKHGTKQKNLLINAIQPLGKGDTLVLGLLNGIMLFNASSGSFLKDSRFSALEKETVITIKTDHVGRLWIGTSNRIYIYEKGKVRPLSAIVPAAASIFSQSDYFLSGMVWDTTRNGFWIVGSKPFFIDTRKKAIYHKDNNVLRSPIFEQKYVNALAVDSKGDVWYGCDDNLTLNYWNAKTGSVQSFYELDGKKISDGINLLFIDHKDRLWISTWLFAAFIKERGQKIKKIEYDQNLSYCIGYGHFRDAITDKEGNVWLGTINGVSKSQSQYPLQAIYQLPNFKFFLETGFAHANSITVDKNLVMACKEDGIVAYHTDNRTYQRYIVTEEDLRRNRFVMCTKAKDAWWFVGNDGVHVLRNGSDKLVRFEDIKKDTPNRYANFAFTDHKGNVWFQILEDAIYRHDPVTKKTTRYDGTDSRFGLFAFKSCPSSIQLSNKDILFSLPGSGLLRFDYQKEHFSILPNKEFADVQVLKLAEDKKGDIWAAVSGKGLVKINRNGTPLDSIDSRTGLFYDYLSSIAIDSRGAVWGASREGLMFFNPDTRAVTKVEIDLGKTLQDYYNNLTFANGKIYAVMLDHILLIDPFSFAGMPVKQPPFITSIKVFGQEKLGFEKEGVLELAPNEDFITFQYASLSHRDIPALQYSYQLESVDENWVNAGRAITATYTNLMPGKYLFKVRSTDEFGRWMTKIQKLQVIVRPNWWQTWWFRLLCLILAGVAVYFTYQAYRQRKQQNAQSEHKELMLLKISKMLAESQLMALRAQMNPHFIFNCLNSIQECIVTGKYAQASTYLNKFSKLFRMVLRNSGKDLISVSQERQVLELYLELELMRFEESFTYEIIVDPALEDDNVALPSMLLQPYVENALWHGLLHKDGERKLLIEFRLVNEDIFLCRIQDNGIGIKKSFELKAESVKYKQHESQGLSITKDRIDLLNKQGNHALLTITDLYDENGAAGGTLIEIELSTYLNNV encoded by the coding sequence ATGCGTCAGAGATTTGCGTTCTTATTTGCTTTCTGGTTGATCCCCGCAATGCTTTTTGGGCAGACAATCTTTCAAAATATCAAATGGCAGGATGGCCTGAGCGCAAAACAGGTGCGCTGCCTTTACAAAGACGATACGGGGTTTTTGTGGATCGGGACAAACAATGGCCTTAACCGTTACGATGGGGCGGTTGTAAAACAATATAAGCATGGTACAAAACAGAAAAACCTCCTGATCAATGCCATTCAGCCACTAGGCAAAGGAGATACATTGGTTTTGGGATTGTTGAACGGCATTATGCTGTTCAATGCCAGCTCGGGTTCTTTTTTAAAGGACAGCCGGTTTTCTGCATTGGAAAAAGAGACGGTCATTACCATCAAAACGGATCATGTAGGTCGGCTTTGGATTGGCACTTCCAACCGGATTTACATTTATGAGAAGGGAAAGGTGCGCCCGCTTTCTGCCATTGTCCCGGCGGCTGCCAGTATATTCAGCCAATCCGATTATTTCCTATCGGGAATGGTTTGGGACACGACGCGAAACGGATTCTGGATTGTTGGAAGCAAGCCGTTTTTTATCGACACCAGGAAAAAGGCAATCTACCATAAGGACAACAATGTGCTCCGTTCGCCCATTTTTGAGCAGAAATATGTAAATGCGCTCGCTGTGGATAGCAAAGGCGATGTTTGGTATGGATGCGATGATAACCTGACGCTCAATTACTGGAATGCCAAAACGGGTTCAGTGCAAAGCTTTTACGAACTCGATGGCAAGAAGATCAGCGACGGAATTAATCTTTTATTCATTGATCATAAAGACAGGCTGTGGATCTCGACCTGGCTGTTTGCGGCATTTATTAAGGAGCGCGGGCAGAAAATCAAGAAAATTGAGTATGATCAGAATTTGTCCTATTGTATCGGATATGGGCATTTTAGAGATGCTATTACGGATAAAGAGGGGAATGTGTGGCTAGGGACGATCAATGGCGTTAGTAAAAGCCAGTCGCAATATCCGTTGCAGGCGATATATCAGCTGCCTAATTTCAAATTTTTCCTTGAAACCGGCTTCGCGCATGCGAATTCCATTACGGTGGATAAAAATCTGGTAATGGCCTGTAAAGAGGACGGAATCGTAGCATATCACACGGACAACCGCACTTACCAGCGCTACATCGTGACAGAGGAGGATTTGCGCAGAAACCGGTTCGTGATGTGCACAAAGGCCAAAGACGCATGGTGGTTTGTGGGAAATGACGGCGTTCATGTTTTGCGAAACGGGAGCGACAAGCTGGTAAGATTTGAAGACATCAAGAAGGACACACCCAACCGTTACGCAAATTTTGCTTTCACCGACCATAAGGGCAATGTCTGGTTTCAGATCCTGGAAGACGCCATTTACCGGCACGATCCGGTAACTAAGAAAACGACGCGCTATGACGGCACTGACAGCCGTTTTGGGTTATTTGCATTTAAGAGTTGCCCGAGTTCCATACAATTGAGTAATAAGGATATTCTGTTTTCATTGCCCGGAAGTGGCTTACTGCGTTTTGATTACCAAAAAGAACATTTCTCGATCTTACCGAATAAAGAGTTTGCCGACGTGCAGGTTTTGAAGCTGGCAGAGGATAAAAAAGGCGATATATGGGCTGCCGTGAGTGGTAAAGGTTTGGTTAAAATAAATCGAAACGGAACCCCGCTGGATAGCATAGACAGCAGGACCGGCCTGTTTTACGATTATCTGTCCAGCATTGCCATCGATTCGCGGGGCGCGGTTTGGGGAGCGAGCAGAGAAGGGCTTATGTTTTTTAATCCGGATACGCGGGCAGTCACAAAAGTGGAAATTGACCTTGGCAAAACATTGCAGGATTATTACAACAACCTGACATTCGCGAATGGTAAAATATATGCTGTCATGCTGGACCATATTTTGTTAATCGACCCTTTCAGTTTCGCTGGTATGCCGGTTAAGCAGCCGCCATTTATTACTTCAATAAAGGTTTTTGGCCAGGAAAAGCTTGGATTTGAGAAGGAAGGGGTTTTGGAACTTGCACCTAATGAAGACTTTATCACTTTTCAATATGCATCGTTAAGCCATCGCGACATTCCGGCATTGCAATATAGTTACCAACTGGAAAGCGTTGATGAAAATTGGGTGAATGCAGGCCGGGCGATCACGGCCACATATACGAATCTCATGCCCGGAAAATACCTTTTTAAAGTGCGGAGTACGGATGAATTCGGGAGGTGGATGACTAAAATCCAGAAGTTGCAGGTGATCGTGAGGCCAAACTGGTGGCAAACCTGGTGGTTCAGGTTACTATGCCTGATCCTGGCGGGGGTTGCGGTGTATTTTACTTACCAGGCTTACAGACAACGCAAGCAGCAAAACGCGCAGAGCGAGCATAAGGAACTAATGTTGCTGAAAATAAGCAAGATGCTTGCAGAAAGTCAGCTTATGGCATTACGGGCGCAGATGAACCCGCATTTTATCTTTAACTGCCTTAATAGTATTCAGGAATGCATTGTTACAGGCAAATATGCGCAGGCGAGCACATATCTGAACAAGTTTTCCAAACTTTTCAGGATGGTCCTGCGGAACTCCGGCAAAGACCTGATTTCGGTGTCCCAGGAGCGTCAGGTCCTGGAACTTTACCTGGAACTGGAATTGATGCGTTTCGAGGAAAGTTTTACCTACGAAATCATCGTTGACCCTGCGCTGGAAGACGACAATGTTGCTTTGCCTTCCATGCTTCTGCAACCTTATGTGGAAAATGCACTTTGGCATGGGTTGCTGCATAAGGACGGCGAACGCAAGCTGCTCATTGAATTCAGGCTGGTTAACGAGGATATTTTCCTGTGCAGGATCCAGGATAATGGTATCGGAATAAAAAAATCATTTGAATTAAAGGCCGAAAGTGTCAAGTATAAACAGCACGAATCACAAGGATTAAGCATAACAAAAGACCGCATCGACCTGCTCAATAAACAAGGAAACCATGCATTGCTCACTATAACCGACCTCTACGATGAAAATGGTGCTGCTGGCGGGACCCTGATTGAAATTGAATTATCAACGTACCTCAACAATGTATAA
- a CDS encoding DKNYY domain-containing protein, producing the protein MINISALASRITNNTKFKNALSREPGYYVRKNKVYYCGSLASPTFDLVAGADVRSFQTLQNNFSKLPSIRQYAIDEKFVYYKGKTIPGADPSSFVVLGYAWGKDCNHIYTAYKIVSNDPDHFVKIDRHLSKDSKCIYYADRVISYDAPHFQLLAKVDGLTYFKDRHSIFVNGIRVKEPDVRSFEPLRHGYSRDADHVYLMGPASFKIMEGADPESFQVINQYYSLDQNHVYWRGARLIDCEPSTYEALNC; encoded by the coding sequence ATGATCAACATTAGTGCCCTGGCTTCCCGCATCACCAACAACACAAAATTTAAGAATGCACTTTCCAGGGAACCGGGATACTACGTCAGAAAGAATAAGGTGTACTACTGCGGAAGCCTGGCAAGCCCCACATTTGATCTGGTTGCAGGTGCTGATGTCAGATCATTTCAAACATTGCAAAACAATTTTTCCAAGCTGCCGTCAATCAGGCAATACGCGATCGATGAAAAGTTTGTTTATTATAAAGGCAAGACCATTCCAGGCGCTGATCCATCTTCATTTGTTGTGCTTGGCTATGCCTGGGGCAAAGATTGCAATCACATTTACACAGCTTATAAAATCGTTTCAAACGATCCCGATCACTTTGTTAAAATAGACAGGCATTTGTCAAAAGACAGCAAATGTATCTACTATGCTGATCGGGTTATTTCTTATGATGCTCCTCACTTTCAATTACTTGCCAAGGTTGACGGCCTTACATATTTCAAAGACCGGCATAGCATTTTTGTTAATGGTATCCGGGTTAAAGAGCCGGATGTGCGATCCTTCGAGCCTCTGCGGCATGGTTATTCCAGAGACGCCGATCATGTTTACTTAATGGGGCCTGCTTCTTTCAAAATAATGGAAGGTGCCGATCCGGAAAGTTTTCAGGTGATCAATCAGTATTACAGCCTCGATCAGAACCACGTATACTGGCGTGGTGCCCGGCTCATCGACTGCGAGCCATCCACTTATGAAGCATTAAATTGCTAA
- a CDS encoding amidohydrolase/deacetylase family metallohydrolase yields the protein MLACTHAKNAGRVAGFLCSLLFLFSPYFSNAQDIELLLKGGHVIDPKNNIDAVMDVAIAGGKIVRVASNIAASEAKKTVDVKGYYVTPGLIDMHAHVFAGTVPDAYIANASTSLPPDGFTFRAGITTVVDAGSSGWRNFRTFKAQTIDKAQTRVLALLNIVGTGMASRYEEQDLSDMNPVMVANMIQRLFPKIIVGVKAAHFWGDYAQVKAAVEAGKLANVPVMVDFGEHQPPLSIEKLFKEYLRPGDIFTHTYSHGPANRETVVDENGKVKPFVFEAQKNGLIFDVGHGGGAFAWRQAIPAMQQGFKPNVISTDLHTDSMNGGMKGLDNVISKFLNMGMTLPDAILRATWNPAQVIKRPDLGTLSVGSEADIAVFNLKKGDFGFLDTRKLKLKGDKKLEAELTIRAGKIVWDLNGISAAGWESEMTAK from the coding sequence ATGTTGGCTTGCACGCATGCAAAGAACGCCGGACGCGTTGCTGGATTTCTGTGTTCCCTGCTGTTTTTATTTTCTCCTTATTTTTCCAATGCCCAGGATATTGAACTCCTGCTGAAAGGCGGGCATGTCATTGATCCCAAAAACAACATTGACGCAGTGATGGACGTCGCCATCGCCGGTGGAAAGATCGTCCGGGTAGCCAGCAACATTGCTGCATCCGAAGCCAAAAAGACGGTAGACGTGAAAGGCTATTACGTCACACCCGGCCTTATTGATATGCATGCGCACGTTTTCGCAGGCACGGTGCCCGACGCCTACATTGCCAACGCATCCACCAGTCTTCCACCCGACGGCTTCACTTTTCGGGCCGGAATCACCACAGTCGTGGATGCAGGATCATCGGGTTGGCGCAACTTCCGGACATTTAAAGCACAGACGATCGACAAGGCGCAAACACGCGTTTTGGCATTGCTCAACATTGTAGGCACAGGCATGGCGAGCCGTTACGAAGAGCAGGATCTTTCGGATATGAACCCGGTGATGGTCGCCAATATGATCCAAAGGCTTTTTCCCAAGATTATCGTCGGTGTAAAAGCCGCGCATTTCTGGGGCGACTATGCGCAGGTAAAAGCCGCGGTTGAGGCTGGAAAGCTGGCTAATGTGCCGGTTATGGTTGATTTTGGTGAACATCAGCCGCCCTTGTCTATTGAAAAATTATTCAAAGAATATCTTCGTCCGGGCGACATTTTTACGCACACGTATTCGCATGGGCCTGCAAACCGGGAAACGGTTGTGGATGAAAATGGGAAAGTAAAACCATTTGTTTTCGAAGCACAGAAAAACGGCTTGATTTTCGATGTGGGTCACGGCGGCGGCGCATTCGCGTGGCGGCAGGCAATTCCGGCCATGCAGCAAGGATTTAAACCCAACGTGATCAGCACAGACTTGCATACCGATAGCATGAACGGCGGCATGAAAGGCCTGGACAATGTAATTTCCAAATTTCTCAACATGGGCATGACGCTCCCGGATGCCATCCTGCGCGCTACATGGAACCCCGCACAAGTGATCAAGCGACCGGATCTTGGAACATTATCAGTAGGTTCTGAGGCTGATATCGCAGTTTTTAATTTGAAAAAGGGCGATTTTGGTTTTTTAGACACGCGAAAACTGAAACTGAAAGGCGATAAGAAACTGGAAGCGGAGCTCACCATTCGTGCCGGGAAAATTGTTTGGGACCTGAACGGGATCAGCGCTGCGGGTTGGGAGTCGGAAATGACGGCTAAATAA